Proteins found in one Panicum hallii strain FIL2 chromosome 4, PHallii_v3.1, whole genome shotgun sequence genomic segment:
- the LOC112889639 gene encoding uncharacterized protein LOC112889639 yields MSGSTRPMLSWKWRLVKLLKERVWFSAYAASVQTGKDKIRRTWGNIFAKNGFTADYTRWIYHGEANRMREDVVRPRVEDYDADAGVADMLDDYGEAWFAEGQTEEEPEATAKAFYDMLAASHKPLHGHTTVSQLDAIGRIMALESQYSLSRGAFDGLLTVIGSLLSKGHILPKSMYEGRKLLRALKMPYEQIHACKNGCVLFRKEYAEARSTSASPDIRPRQDTSRHQIQALQGRLEEETRKRQELEQRMSDVLTYMQSLSAATGVPPPQRVYLRQLLCSRNLHHLMRTLLLDNRRHQMIRMLRHLQIRQLQISHLQICHLEICHLGDSS; encoded by the exons ATGAGTGGATCAACAAGACCGATGCTTTCTTGGAAATGGCGTTTGGTgaagctgctaaaggagcgagtatggttctctgcctatgcagcaagtgtgcaaacaggaaaagacaaaataagaagaacatgggggaacatctttgcaaagaatggatttacggcagactatacccggtggatctaccacggtgaagccaatcgtatgagagaggatgtggtgagaccacgtgtcgaggattaTGATGCTGATGCCGGTGTAGCAGACATGTTGGATGACTATGGGGAGGCATGGTTCGCTGAGGGACAaacggaggaggagccagaggcGACCGCAAAGGCGTTCTACGACATGCTTGCCGCGTCACATAAACCCCTTCATGGACATACGACGGTTTCTCAGCTtgatgccattggacgcataaTGGCGTTAGAGTCGCAGTACAGCCTGAGTCGAGGCGCCTTTGATGGTTTgttgacagttattggcagcctgctTTCGAAGGGTCACATTCTGCCAAAGAGCATGTATGAGGGACGGAAACTccttcgtgcactcaagatgccgtatgagCAGATACATGCTTGTAAGAATGGGTGCGTCCTATTTAGGAAAGAATACGCGGAagcaaggagcacgagtgcgagcCCAGACATACGACCTCGGCAGGACACTTCACGCCATCAGATACAGGCACTCCAG GGCCGGCTGGaagaagagacgaggaaacgacAGGAGTTGGAGCAAAGGATGAGTGATGTACTTACTTACATGCAGAGTCTTAGCGCTGCAACGGGTGTACCTCCGCCGCAACGGGTGTACCTCCGCCAGCTTCTCTGTTCGCGCAACCTCCACCACCTGATGCGTACTCTACTCCT AGACAATCGGCGGCATCAAATGATCCGCATGCTACGCCATCTTCAAATCAGGCAACTCCAAATCAGCCATCTCCAAATTTGCCATCTTGAAATCTGCCACCTTGGTGATAGTTCTTGA
- the LOC112889830 gene encoding uncharacterized membrane protein At1g16860-like, translating to MHQIGSGMYVSGPAPDRRRERRLSSGSAATPPYTGGDVARSGELGRMFDIAASQAPSPASSRRSSGPLPRPSPSPASGPLSQLSHPGLLVGPSPSPSQAPSPGRGSSRKGSWRRGGAGKEAEAAGGSAAARGSARLGVPFACYVLVAVAAAAALGAGAFCLVSWRRWEVLAAAGGAVAAVGAAFAWNAWRKGAEAERFFRRFPDTVFDGHGDMPVGELVKITGQVTCGRHPLAAYFHDGAARCVFTSVQLFKRRRWAGCCCRRWWQLRHSEARVANFYISDRNSGKRFYVRAGEGAKITPMIKLRTISFDGDGKGASLDLKNWMESNGLSCDGAVRAKEGFIREGDTTSVIGVLKKHHGCDIVDAPAGVVTTGCQPMRCMFPVLIEGLILTGNEDPDEAVYMV from the exons ATGCATCAGATTGGGAGCGGGATGTACGTGTCCGGCCCGGCGCCGGACAGGAGGCGGGAGCGGCGGCTGTCGTCGGGctcggccgccacgccgccgtaCACGGGCGGGGACGTGGCGCGGTCGGGCGAGCTCGGCCGGATGTTCGACATCGCCGCGTCGCaggcgccgtcgccggcctccTCGCGCCGGAGCTCCGGCCCGCTGCCCCGCCCGTCCCCGTCGCCGGCGTCCGGCCCGCTGTCGCAGCTCTCGCACCCGGGGCTCCTCGTCGGGCCGTCCCCGTCCCCGTCCCAGGCCCCGTCGCCGGGGCGCGGGTCCTCGAGGAAGGGGAGCtggaggcgcggcggcgccgggaagGAGGCGGAAGCcgcgggcggcagcgcggcggcgcgcgggagcgcCAGGCTCGGCGTCCCGTTCGCGTGCTACGTGCTGGTGGccgtggcggccgcggccgcgctcGGCGCCGGGGCGTTCTGCCTCGTGtcgtggcggcggtgggaggtcctcgccgcggcgggcggcgcggtggccGCCGTCGGGGCGGCGTTCGCGTGGAACGCGTGGAGGAAGGGCGCCGAGGCCGAGCGGTTCTTCCGGCGGTTCCCCGACACGGTGTTCGACGGCCACGGGGACATGCCCGTCGGCGAGCTCGTCAAGATCACCGGG CAAGTTACCTGCGGCCGCCACCCGCTCGCCGCCTACTTCCACGACGGCGCCGCCCGATGCGTGTTCACGTCCGTCCAGCTGTTCAAGCGCCGTCGATGGGCCgggtgctgctgccgccgctggtGGCAGCTGAGACACTCCGAG GCACGGGTGGCGAACTTCTACATTTCTGACAGGAACTCCGGCAAGAGGTTCTATGTGCGCGCCGGCGAGGGTGCTAAGATCACTCCGATGATCAAACTGAGAACTATCAGCTTTGACGGCGACGGGAAGGGCGCGTCATTGGACCTGAAGAACTGGATGGAAAGCAACGGCTTGTCCTGCGATGGCGCTGTGCGCGCCAAGGAAGG GTTCATCAGAGAGGGAGACACAACAAGTGTGATAGGCGTCCTGAAGAAGCACCATGGCTGTGACATCGTCGACGCACCAGCCGGTGTGGTCACCACCGGGTGCCAGCCAATGCGGTGCATGTTCCCTGTCCTCATCGAGGGGCTTATACTAACCGGGAACGAAGACCCTGATGAGGCTGTATATATGGTCTGA
- the LOC112889918 gene encoding transcription factor MafB-like translates to MAKRPTVPKFGTWDKDNVGYTVYFDKVRENKGATAPPLHRPFNPNDPEEGPMMSVPPPSSSRPATSGGRREPQQRHHQRRTDSGSSAASDPGGRGAEQSKFAPPPQYYQRPSPEPAHQQYNAGHHQHHSGHHHQQQSHQAEHGAGGGGGHRASHAQRHHHHAGPAARARSASPQSNAPRASAVPKFGVWDEQTAAAAAQGFTVQFENVKRHREVARTAVPSVPRAPSPPEGGAARHSHHHKPPFVSKMFGCFLPPAKH, encoded by the exons ATGGCC AAACGGCCGACCGTGCCCAAGTTCGGCACCTGGGACAAGGACAATGTCGGGTACACGGTCTACTTCGACAAGGTGCGCGAGAACAAGggcgccaccgcgccgccgctgcacCGGCCGTTCAACCCCAACGACCCCGAGGAGGGGCCCATGATGAGCGTCCccccgccgtcgtcgtcgaggCCGGCGACCTCGGGCGGCCGCCGGGAGCCGCAGCAGAGGCACCACCAACGGCGGACCGACAGCGGCAGCAGCGCGGCGTCGGACCCGGGCGGCAGGGGCGCCGAGCAGAGCAAgttcgcgccgccgccgcagtacTACCAGCGGCCGAGCCCAGAGCCGGCCCATCAGCAGTACAATGCCggccaccaccagcaccacagcggccaccaccaccagcaacaATCCCATCAGGCCGAGCacggggctggcggcggcggcggccaccgcgCCTCGCATGCGCAGAGGCACCACCACCAcgccgggccggcggcgcgcgcgcgctccgcctCGCCGCAGAGCAACGCCCCG CGAGCGTCGGCCGTGCCCAAGTTCGGCGTGTGGGACGAGCagaccgccgcggcggcggcgcaggggttCACGGTGCAGTTCGAGAACGTGAAGCGGCACCGGGAGGTGGCCCGGACCGCGGTGCCGTCcgtgccgcgcgcgccgtcgccaccggagggcggcgcggcgaggcacTCCCATCATCACAAGCCCCCCTTCGTGTCCAAG ATGTTCGGATGCTTCCTTCCCCCGGCCAAACACTGA